A window of the Megalopta genalis isolate 19385.01 chromosome 2, iyMegGena1_principal, whole genome shotgun sequence genome harbors these coding sequences:
- the Miro gene encoding mitochondrial Rho GTPase isoform X3: protein MRGSMVQRSVAPKRNVRILLIGDRGVGKTSLILSLVSEEYAEDVPCKAEEITIPADVTPEQVPTHIVDYSAAEQTEDQLSDEIQKAHVICVVYSVVDEDTLDRTATYWLPMIRRCSTNNRCPIVLVGNKIDLVDYSTIEAVYPIMKEFTEIESCIECSAKTLQNVSETFYYAQRAVLHPTTPLYNYDTQELTEECKTALQRIFKICDLDNDGLLNDMELNAFQQWCFNTPLQPQVLEDVKAVLSKNIQDGICNGCVTMKGFMYLQCLFIQRGRNETTWAVLRKFGYDNELQMSKEYINPPLKVPSGCTTELSHKGQEFLTLLFMQHDRDRDGALSPPELESLFSRCLTPPWGDEYKYTVPTNEKGWLTFQGYVCQWALLTLTNVRKALEYMAYLGYNMYNNECQTNAVLVTREKKLDLAKKQSSRNVYSCHVIGPKSSGKTTLCRTFIDPKLEKLTDESVPSNAHVTVNTVHVYGQEKTIILRDINIMNVQDALTPAQIQCDVAALVYDASNPKSFEFIARVYIKYFADSKIPVLIIANKSDLSEVKQEYLLQPVSFCKKYKLMPPQPYSISRTVRREIFVKLATMAAFPHINQFGLMQGDSIVWWKAGLGIAVATVAGFVVMRVLNTEKR from the exons ATGAGAGGCAGCATGGTTCAAAGGTCGGTCGCGCCCAAGCGCAATGTTAGGATTTTGTTGATCGGTGATCGCGGGGTCGGCAAGACCTCCCTAATTTTATCGTTGGTCAGCGAAGAATACGCCGAGGATGTGCCCTGCAAGGCGGAGGAAATCACGATACCGGCGGACGTTACGCCCGAACAAGTGCCTACACACATTGTTGATTATTCAG CGGCGGAACAGACAGAGGATCAGTTGTCGGACGAAATCCAAAAGGCACATGTAATTTGCGTTGTATATTCTGTAGTGGACGAGGATACGTTGGATAGAACTGCTACTTACTGGTTACCAATGATCAGACGATGTTCAACTAATAATCGTTGTCCAATTGTACTTGTGGGAAATAAAATAGACCTTGTCGATTATTCTACTATTGAG GCCGTATATCCTATAATGAAAGAATTTACCGAGATCGAGAGTTGTATCGAG TGTTCCGCCAAAACTTTGCAAAATGTATCAGAAACTTTTTATTATGCACAAAGAGCTGTTTTACATCCTACCACCCCATTGTACAATTATGATACCCAAGAG CTCACAGAGGAATGTAAAACTGCTCTCCAAAGAATTTTTAAA ATATGTGACTTGGATAACGATGGTCTATTAAACGATATGGAGCTCAATGCATTTCAGCAGTGGTGCTTTAACACTCCGCTACAACCACAGGTCCTGGAGGATGTGAAAGCTGTATTATCAAAAAATATTCAGGATGGAATCTGCAATGGATGTGTTACAATGAAAG GTTTCATGTATCTCCAGTGCTTGTTCATACAACGTGGACGAAATGAGACTACTTGGGCAGTATTGAGGAAATTTGGTTATGACAATGAATTGCAAATGTCAAAAGAATATATAAATCCTCC TTTAAAGGTTCCTTCTGGATGCACAACCGAGTTGTCTCACAAAGGTCAGGAGTTTTTAACGTTATTGTTTATGCAACATGACAGAGATCGGGATGGTGCTCTCTCACCACCAGAATTGGAATCGTTATTTTCAAGGTGCCTAACTCCACCATGGGGTGACGAGTACAAGTATACTGTCCCAACCAATGAAAAG GGTTGGCTTACATTTCAAGGATATGTGTGTCAATGGGCGCTATTAACTCTTACCAATGTGCGCAAAGCATTAGAATATATGGCATATCTAGGCtacaatatgtataataacgaATGTCAGACTAACGCAGTTTTAGTTACCCGCGAGAAAAAACTGGATTTGGCGAAAAAGCAATCGAGCAGGAATGTGTACAGTTGTCACGTCATTGGTCCGAAGAGTAGCGGAAAAACGACATTATGCAGAACGTTTATTGATCCCAAGCTCGAG AAATTAACTGATGAGTCGGTCCCATCGAATGCACATGTAACGGTAAACACCGTTCACGTGTACGGTCAGGAGAAGACAATCATCTTGCGGGACATAAATATAATGAACGTTCAGGATGCTTTAACTCCGGCacaaattcaatgcgatgttgcaGCTCTCGTTTACGATGCTAGTAATCCAAAATCGTTTGAATTTATTGCCCGAGTCTATATT AAATATTTTGCAGATAGTAAGATACCTGTTCTTATCATAGCAAATAAGAGCGATCTTTCCGAAGTGAAACAAGAGTACTTGCTGCAGCCAGTAAGTTTTTGCAAAAAGTACAAACTGATGCCACCGCAACCGTACAGCATCTCCCGCACCGTACGACGTGAAATCTTCGTTAAACTAGCAACAATGGCAGCTTTCCC GCATATAAATCAATTTGGACTCATGCAAGGGGACTCCATTGTCTGGTGGAAAGCTGGCCTTGGAATTGCAGTCGCCACTGTCGCGGGCTTCGTGGTGATGCGTGTATTGAACACAGAAAAAAGATAG
- the LOC117229851 gene encoding coiled-coil-helix-coiled-coil-helix domain-containing protein 2 produces the protein MPRRGRASAPPPRTVRPTRAAAPVPAHAPPSTPMVAQPQPQQPSLMGQMAATAGGVAIGSAVGHTIGHAMTGLFSGGSSETAAAPAAAAPVAGQSTPASAPATGACAWEVKQFLDCAQNQSDLTLCDGFNEALRQCKVSNNII, from the exons atgccaCGACGAGGACGTGCATCTGCCCCTCCACCGAGGAC AGTCAGGCCCACTCGCGCTGCGGCACCAGTCCCAGCACATGCCCCACCATCAACACCCATGGTGGCTCAACCTCAACCTCAACAGCCATCCCTCATGGGACAAATGGCTGCCACAGCTGGAGGTGTAGCCATAGGATCTGCAGTAGGTCACACTATTGGACATGCTATGACTGGACTCTTCAGCGGTGGCTCCAGTGAGACTGCTGCTGCACCTGCGGCTGCAGCACCTGTAGCAGGTCAGAGCACACCAGCCTCTGCCCCTGCTACTGGTGCCTGCGCATGGGAAGTTAAGCAGTTCCTGGATTGTGCTCAAAACCAATCTGACCTCACTCTGTGCGATGGTTTCAACGAAGCTCTTCGCCAGTGCAAAGTCTCTAATA atataatttaa
- the Miro gene encoding mitochondrial Rho GTPase isoform X2 — translation MRGSMVQRSVAPKRNVRILLIGDRGVGKTSLILSLVSEEYAEDVPCKAEEITIPADVTPEQVPTHIVDYSAAEQTEDQLSDEIQKAHVICVVYSVVDEDTLDRTATYWLPMIRRCSTNNRCPIVLVGNKIDLVDYSTIEAVYPIMKEFTEIESCIECSAKTLQNVSETFYYAQRAVLHPTTPLYNYDTQELTEECKTALQRIFKICDLDNDGLLNDMELNAFQQWCFNTPLQPQVLEDVKAVLSKNIQDGICNGCVTMKGFMYLQCLFIQRGRNETTWAVLRKFGYDNELQMSKEYINPPLKVPSGCTTELSHKGQEFLTLLFMQHDRDRDGALSPPELESLFSRCLTPPWGDEYKYTVPTNEKGWLTFQGYVCQWALLTLTNVRKALEYMAYLGYNMYNNECQTNAVLVTREKKLDLAKKQSSRNVYSCHVIGPKSSGKTTLCRTFIDPKLEKLTDESVPSNAHVTVNTVHVYGQEKTIILRDINIMNVQDALTPAQIQCDVAALVYDASNPKSFEFIARVYIKYFADSKIPVLIIANKSDLSEVKQEYLLQPVSFCKKYKLMPPQPYSISRTVRREIFVKLATMAAFPRFQGAWVLFYRDRHINQFGLMQGDSIVWWKAGLGIAVATVAGFVVMRVLNTEKR, via the exons ATGAGAGGCAGCATGGTTCAAAGGTCGGTCGCGCCCAAGCGCAATGTTAGGATTTTGTTGATCGGTGATCGCGGGGTCGGCAAGACCTCCCTAATTTTATCGTTGGTCAGCGAAGAATACGCCGAGGATGTGCCCTGCAAGGCGGAGGAAATCACGATACCGGCGGACGTTACGCCCGAACAAGTGCCTACACACATTGTTGATTATTCAG CGGCGGAACAGACAGAGGATCAGTTGTCGGACGAAATCCAAAAGGCACATGTAATTTGCGTTGTATATTCTGTAGTGGACGAGGATACGTTGGATAGAACTGCTACTTACTGGTTACCAATGATCAGACGATGTTCAACTAATAATCGTTGTCCAATTGTACTTGTGGGAAATAAAATAGACCTTGTCGATTATTCTACTATTGAG GCCGTATATCCTATAATGAAAGAATTTACCGAGATCGAGAGTTGTATCGAG TGTTCCGCCAAAACTTTGCAAAATGTATCAGAAACTTTTTATTATGCACAAAGAGCTGTTTTACATCCTACCACCCCATTGTACAATTATGATACCCAAGAG CTCACAGAGGAATGTAAAACTGCTCTCCAAAGAATTTTTAAA ATATGTGACTTGGATAACGATGGTCTATTAAACGATATGGAGCTCAATGCATTTCAGCAGTGGTGCTTTAACACTCCGCTACAACCACAGGTCCTGGAGGATGTGAAAGCTGTATTATCAAAAAATATTCAGGATGGAATCTGCAATGGATGTGTTACAATGAAAG GTTTCATGTATCTCCAGTGCTTGTTCATACAACGTGGACGAAATGAGACTACTTGGGCAGTATTGAGGAAATTTGGTTATGACAATGAATTGCAAATGTCAAAAGAATATATAAATCCTCC TTTAAAGGTTCCTTCTGGATGCACAACCGAGTTGTCTCACAAAGGTCAGGAGTTTTTAACGTTATTGTTTATGCAACATGACAGAGATCGGGATGGTGCTCTCTCACCACCAGAATTGGAATCGTTATTTTCAAGGTGCCTAACTCCACCATGGGGTGACGAGTACAAGTATACTGTCCCAACCAATGAAAAG GGTTGGCTTACATTTCAAGGATATGTGTGTCAATGGGCGCTATTAACTCTTACCAATGTGCGCAAAGCATTAGAATATATGGCATATCTAGGCtacaatatgtataataacgaATGTCAGACTAACGCAGTTTTAGTTACCCGCGAGAAAAAACTGGATTTGGCGAAAAAGCAATCGAGCAGGAATGTGTACAGTTGTCACGTCATTGGTCCGAAGAGTAGCGGAAAAACGACATTATGCAGAACGTTTATTGATCCCAAGCTCGAG AAATTAACTGATGAGTCGGTCCCATCGAATGCACATGTAACGGTAAACACCGTTCACGTGTACGGTCAGGAGAAGACAATCATCTTGCGGGACATAAATATAATGAACGTTCAGGATGCTTTAACTCCGGCacaaattcaatgcgatgttgcaGCTCTCGTTTACGATGCTAGTAATCCAAAATCGTTTGAATTTATTGCCCGAGTCTATATT AAATATTTTGCAGATAGTAAGATACCTGTTCTTATCATAGCAAATAAGAGCGATCTTTCCGAAGTGAAACAAGAGTACTTGCTGCAGCCAGTAAGTTTTTGCAAAAAGTACAAACTGATGCCACCGCAACCGTACAGCATCTCCCGCACCGTACGACGTGAAATCTTCGTTAAACTAGCAACAATGGCAGCTTTCCC CCGATTTCAAGGAGCATGGGTATTATTTTACAGAGACAG GCATATAAATCAATTTGGACTCATGCAAGGGGACTCCATTGTCTGGTGGAAAGCTGGCCTTGGAATTGCAGTCGCCACTGTCGCGGGCTTCGTGGTGATGCGTGTATTGAACACAGAAAAAAGATAG
- the Miro gene encoding mitochondrial Rho GTPase isoform X1, which yields MRGSMVQRSVAPKRNVRILLIGDRGVGKTSLILSLVSEEYAEDVPCKAEEITIPADVTPEQVPTHIVDYSAAEQTEDQLSDEIQKAHVICVVYSVVDEDTLDRTATYWLPMIRRCSTNNRCPIVLVGNKIDLVDYSTIEAVYPIMKEFTEIESCIECSAKTLQNVSETFYYAQRAVLHPTTPLYNYDTQELTEECKTALQRIFKICDLDNDGLLNDMELNAFQQWCFNTPLQPQVLEDVKAVLSKNIQDGICNGCVTMKGFMYLQCLFIQRGRNETTWAVLRKFGYDNELQMSKEYINPPLKVPSGCTTELSHKGQEFLTLLFMQHDRDRDGALSPPELESLFSRCLTPPWGDEYKYTVPTNEKGWLTFQGYVCQWALLTLTNVRKALEYMAYLGYNMYNNECQTNAVLVTREKKLDLAKKQSSRNVYSCHVIGPKSSGKTTLCRTFIDPKLEKLTDESVPSNAHVTVNTVHVYGQEKTIILRDINIMNVQDALTPAQIQCDVAALVYDASNPKSFEFIARVYIKYFADSKIPVLIIANKSDLSEVKQEYLLQPVSFCKKYKLMPPQPYSISRTVRREIFVKLATMAAFPRFQGAWVLFYRDSPLRRMVHMLLDKSSPTQWWSSFTRHINQFGLMQGDSIVWWKAGLGIAVATVAGFVVMRVLNTEKR from the exons ATGAGAGGCAGCATGGTTCAAAGGTCGGTCGCGCCCAAGCGCAATGTTAGGATTTTGTTGATCGGTGATCGCGGGGTCGGCAAGACCTCCCTAATTTTATCGTTGGTCAGCGAAGAATACGCCGAGGATGTGCCCTGCAAGGCGGAGGAAATCACGATACCGGCGGACGTTACGCCCGAACAAGTGCCTACACACATTGTTGATTATTCAG CGGCGGAACAGACAGAGGATCAGTTGTCGGACGAAATCCAAAAGGCACATGTAATTTGCGTTGTATATTCTGTAGTGGACGAGGATACGTTGGATAGAACTGCTACTTACTGGTTACCAATGATCAGACGATGTTCAACTAATAATCGTTGTCCAATTGTACTTGTGGGAAATAAAATAGACCTTGTCGATTATTCTACTATTGAG GCCGTATATCCTATAATGAAAGAATTTACCGAGATCGAGAGTTGTATCGAG TGTTCCGCCAAAACTTTGCAAAATGTATCAGAAACTTTTTATTATGCACAAAGAGCTGTTTTACATCCTACCACCCCATTGTACAATTATGATACCCAAGAG CTCACAGAGGAATGTAAAACTGCTCTCCAAAGAATTTTTAAA ATATGTGACTTGGATAACGATGGTCTATTAAACGATATGGAGCTCAATGCATTTCAGCAGTGGTGCTTTAACACTCCGCTACAACCACAGGTCCTGGAGGATGTGAAAGCTGTATTATCAAAAAATATTCAGGATGGAATCTGCAATGGATGTGTTACAATGAAAG GTTTCATGTATCTCCAGTGCTTGTTCATACAACGTGGACGAAATGAGACTACTTGGGCAGTATTGAGGAAATTTGGTTATGACAATGAATTGCAAATGTCAAAAGAATATATAAATCCTCC TTTAAAGGTTCCTTCTGGATGCACAACCGAGTTGTCTCACAAAGGTCAGGAGTTTTTAACGTTATTGTTTATGCAACATGACAGAGATCGGGATGGTGCTCTCTCACCACCAGAATTGGAATCGTTATTTTCAAGGTGCCTAACTCCACCATGGGGTGACGAGTACAAGTATACTGTCCCAACCAATGAAAAG GGTTGGCTTACATTTCAAGGATATGTGTGTCAATGGGCGCTATTAACTCTTACCAATGTGCGCAAAGCATTAGAATATATGGCATATCTAGGCtacaatatgtataataacgaATGTCAGACTAACGCAGTTTTAGTTACCCGCGAGAAAAAACTGGATTTGGCGAAAAAGCAATCGAGCAGGAATGTGTACAGTTGTCACGTCATTGGTCCGAAGAGTAGCGGAAAAACGACATTATGCAGAACGTTTATTGATCCCAAGCTCGAG AAATTAACTGATGAGTCGGTCCCATCGAATGCACATGTAACGGTAAACACCGTTCACGTGTACGGTCAGGAGAAGACAATCATCTTGCGGGACATAAATATAATGAACGTTCAGGATGCTTTAACTCCGGCacaaattcaatgcgatgttgcaGCTCTCGTTTACGATGCTAGTAATCCAAAATCGTTTGAATTTATTGCCCGAGTCTATATT AAATATTTTGCAGATAGTAAGATACCTGTTCTTATCATAGCAAATAAGAGCGATCTTTCCGAAGTGAAACAAGAGTACTTGCTGCAGCCAGTAAGTTTTTGCAAAAAGTACAAACTGATGCCACCGCAACCGTACAGCATCTCCCGCACCGTACGACGTGAAATCTTCGTTAAACTAGCAACAATGGCAGCTTTCCC CCGATTTCAAGGAGCATGGGTATTATTTTACAGAGACAG TCCTTTGAGGCGTATGGTCCACATGTTGCTTGACAAATCCTCACCCACTCAATGGTGGAGTTCTTTTACAAG GCATATAAATCAATTTGGACTCATGCAAGGGGACTCCATTGTCTGGTGGAAAGCTGGCCTTGGAATTGCAGTCGCCACTGTCGCGGGCTTCGTGGTGATGCGTGTATTGAACACAGAAAAAAGATAG